One window from the genome of Perca flavescens isolate YP-PL-M2 chromosome 17, PFLA_1.0, whole genome shotgun sequence encodes:
- the LOC114571771 gene encoding myelin and lymphocyte protein produces MSRDILPTGGRIFTSVPDLLFIPEFVFGGLVWMLVASAELVQIPNPLGWVMFVSIFCFIMTTLWFFIFLCGANQSGIWPSLDVGYHFVAVVFYLSASVILAYITFLRGVLQSLTVDLKTYRLDIAAVVMSYLATLLYFIHAIFSAIRWKRS; encoded by the exons ATGTCGAGAGATATTCTGCCCACAGGCGGCAGGATCTTTACTTCCGTTCCTGACCTGCTTTTCATCCCTGAATTT GTGTTCGGGGGTTTGGTGTGGATGCTGGTGGCATCGGCCGAGCTCGTCCAGATTCCCAACCCTCTGGGCTGGGTGATGTTCGTGTCTATCTTCTGCTTCATAATGACGACACTCTGgttcttcatcttcctctgcGGAGCCAATCAGAGCGGCATCTGGCCCTCCCTG GATGTGGGTTATCATTTTGTAGCGGTGGTTTTCTACCTCAGTGCGTCGGTGATTCTAGCTTACATCACCTTTCTGAGAGGAGTGCTTCAGTCCCTAACGGTTGATCTAAAAACATACCGACTGGACATTGCTGCAGTG gtgaTGTCCTATTTGGCCACTCTTCTCTACTTCATCCATGCCATTTTCTCTGCCATCCGATGGAAAAGGTCCTAA
- the LOC114571772 gene encoding myelin and lymphocyte protein-like, which produces MASTMSRDFLPTGGRIFTSVPDLLFIPEFVFGGLVWMLVASDELVMFPNPLGWVMFVSIFCFIMTTLWFFIFLCGANQSGIWPSLDVGYHFVAVVFYLSASVILAYITFLRGVLQSLTVDLKTYRLDIAAVVMSYLATLLYFTHAIFSAIRWKRS; this is translated from the exons ATGGCTTCCACCATGTCGAGAGATTTTCTGCCCACAGGCGGCAGGATCTTTACTTCCGTTCCTGACCTGCTTTTCATCCCTGAATTT GTGTTCGGGGGTTTGGTGTGGATGCTGGTGGCATCGGACGAGCTCGTCATGTTTCCCAACCCTCTGGGCTGGGTGATGTTCGTGTCTATCTTCTGCTTCATAATGACGACACTCTGgttcttcatcttcctctgcGGAGCCAATCAGAGCGGCATCTGGCCCTCCCTG GATGTGGGTTATCATTTTGTAGCGGTGGTTTTCTACCTCAGTGCGTCGGTGATTCTAGCTTACATCACCTTTCTGAGAGGAGTGCTTCAGTCCCTAACGGTTGATCTAAAAACATACCGACTGGACATTGCTGCAGTG GTGATGTCCTATTTGGCCACTCTTCTCTACTTCACCCATGCCATTTTCTCTGCCATCCGATGGAAGAGGTCCTAA
- the LOC114572593 gene encoding myelin and lymphocyte protein: MAATTAEPMGSLPSGLGICTTAPDIFYLPELVFGGLVWILVASTHVDPPNPLGWVMFVSVFCFVMTFLWLIIFAAGAHQNSSGWAALDLAYHGLAVLFYLSAGVDLAYITLTNKSGELRIYQIDIAAVVFAFLATLLYFIHTILSSIRWKNF, from the exons ATGGCTGCAACTACTGCTGAGCCTATGGGCAGCCTGCCCAGTGGACTGGGGATATGCACCACAGCCCCAGATATATTTTACCTGCCTGAACTG GTATTTGGTGGTTTGGTGTGGATTCTGGTGGCGTCGACCCACGTGGACCCTCCGAACCCTCTGGGCTGGGTGATGTTTGTCTCCGTCTTCTGCTTCGTCATGACATTCCTCTGGTTGATCATTTTCGCTGCTGGAGCTCATCAAAACAGCTCTGGCTGGGCTGCTctt gaTTTAGCTTACCACGGCCTGGCAGTATTGTTCTACCTCAGTGCAGGGGTGGATTTGGCTTACATCACCTTAACGAACAAATCAGGCGAATTAAGAATCTACCAGATTGACATCGCTGCTGTG gtgtTCGCCTTCTTGGCCACACTCCTCTACTTCATCCACACAATCCTCTCCTCTATCCGATGGAAGAACTTCTGA